The Salvelinus namaycush isolate Seneca chromosome 31, SaNama_1.0, whole genome shotgun sequence genomic interval TGGGCCATGTAAAGTATAATTCCAAGTTATGCAAATGTATTTCACCTCAGAATATAGGCCATGACTCTGGCTCCAATCATTCATTATCAGCTAACAGCTCTATGGTTCTATTGGACTGACTGTGGTGGGAGTAATTATTTTATATTGCACCCTCTGGTGGCTAGTGCTAATGGTTTGTATTCTCCATCTATACTGATATTGACCCCCTGTGGTTAAATTGAGTTTCACGCCATGATGTAATAGGACTGTGGTCTGTTATACAATAGCCCCCAAGCTAATTATAGTGAGATTAACAGAGGCAATTCTTAGATACCGACAAAATTAGGGATTAGCTATCATGTCAACCCAACGGACAAAACGCTAATGCAGGAATTGAAATAACTGTGTAATTGTGAATCATTGGGTTGCATGAGAATCCTGTGGAAAGATGCAAAATCCTATCAGCTCCTGCTTTACCACCTACTCATGCATTAACACATCTATTTATGAGAGGGAATATTTGGAAATTAATTGATGTTCTATATGTCTGACACTCTGCACATGGGGAGAATATTGATTTCCTGATTGTATTTTGACCTATTTTAGAGAATTCCAAgccctcctgtctctgtgttattTCCATGTTTAGGAGGCAATGGTCAGCTGCTGGATCCAGTTCAGTGACGGCTCAGTGACCCCTCTGGACCTCTTTGACCGCAGCGTCTACTCCCTGACTGTGACCTCCGGGGACAAGAGTGTAGGGACTGTGCGCCGGACCCCCCAGTCAGCATTTGTGGTGGCAGAGGGTGAGGGTCAGGGGGCGCTGGTGAAAGCTGAGCTGAGGATCTGTGAGGAGTGCCAGAAGTCTAAGAGGAAGAGCAAGCTGGTGGTGGGCAATGGGCTTCTTAGGGTCACTTTCCAGAAAGGCAGCAGGACGGACGGAGGGGTCACTGGTGGTGGTGCTACTGGCTATGGCAGTGAAGGTTCAGAGTCAGAGGTAGAGCCTGAGCCAGTCGTGACATCACCACAGGAACTCACGCCAGTTGTGACCTCACTACGGGCTCTGACCGAGGGGGACGGAGACAGACGCTCGTTCAGGAGCACTGTGCCAGACTGCCAGGACAGCACTGTAACTGATGTCACCACGTCAACAGCCAGGGATCAGGAAGTGGCTGGAGGTGGCATCTCTACCATCAGAGAGGGCATCAGcagcaccaccaccaacactGATAGTAGTACCACCACCAAGGGAAAACCTGGCACGGACAAACCTCAGGTGTCTGGCAGACCTGGCAGGGACAGAAGCCTGggcagaggacaggggagagactgggggaaCCTGGTTGAAAACCCCAACCAGAAGAAAAAGATGCCCAAAGCAGAGGCACCACCCCAGAAAGAGCAGCCCAAGCCGCCCcaggtggtggagagtgacctGGTGAAGACGTTCAAAGCCATGTCAGACCTGGAGATTGGCATCTTCGCGCTGGTGGGAGTCTCTGTCCTGGCCATCCTGGCCTTCCTGCTCAACTGCGCCTCCTATAATCTCTGCTTCCGGGTCGACAAGATCACCGTCCAGGGCAACCCAGACCCCAACGGCCCCAAGGAGCATAGGCACGACTGGGTGTGGCTGGGGACCAGCACAGGGCCAGCGCCGGACAACCCACCCCAGGTCTCCACCATCAAACGGGAGAACCACGGCTCTATTGAGTCCCACTGCATCCTGCAGAGACAATGCTCCACAGATAGCCACCGGGCTCTGGAGAGCAACCTGAGTATGAGTGCTATCCCAGAGAGGACTGCCACCTTGGGTAGGAGGAGCAGCTCCCAGCAGGTTCCCACCCTGGACCCCATGGCTCAGGGTTCAGCCACCCTCCTAGCCAAGCCAACCCGCAGCGATCCACTCCACTCCCCCACCAGCAAGAGGAATCAGGTCCAGTTCACCACCTTCACCACACTGGACATTAAGCACTTGGCTGCCCTGAAGAGGAACGGAGTGGACTTTAACTGGGCCAGTCAGGCTGGGGGAGCTGGGGAGCCTAAGGGGCCACTACCTGACATGCTATGGCCTGTAGTCACACCCATGGGCCAACCACAGTGATACTCCACAtgggttctgtctgtgtgtgtgtgtgtgtgtgtgtgtgtgtgtgtgtgtgtgtgtgtgtgtgtgtgtgtgtgtgtgtgtgtgtgtgtgtgtgtgtgtgtgtgtgtgtgtgtgtgtgtgtgtgtgtgtgtgcgtgtgttctgaaCCTGTTTAAGTGTTTAAATGTGTACAACTTAGTGAGGATACACTTTCTAGTACACATAGAGTATACACATATTAATACGTGTAAGGTCACTTCCTTTCCATTAAGTCACACACATGACCAACTTACCAAATTAATGACCAGACCTCATTAATACGGGATGGTGACAAGTGTTGTATGCTTATAACTGtaaataatgtactgtatatttctaCAGATTATTGTTTACACATTTCTAACTGTTTAAATGCATTTAATTACGGTTTCATTTCATGTCACTTTTGAACATTTGTATGGGAAAATGCATCATGATATATTTGTATGTGATTATACACTTTCCAGGCTTTGTATATTTGTATGACTCCTCAACAGAATAGCTTGAGAGTTTGTTCAATTTGTCAGAGAAAATgcaatatttataaaatatattaTTGCAAAGTTATTTTATACATACCCCCTTTTGAGTGGATATTTATTCAAATTGTATGTGTTATACAAACACAGTTCAGAGTTTGAATTGAATATTTGCACCAACCGAACAATTAAGTTACCTCTGCTACAAgacttctgtcacgatcgtcgtagtgaggagaccaaggcgcagcgtgatgataatccatcttcttttaataaagaaagaacactgaacaaactatacaaaacaataaacgaacaacgaacgtgacgctatataagaaatgtgctgacacaagcaactaacatagacaatcacccacaacccacaatgacaaaacaggctacctaaatatggttcccaatcagagacaacgactaacacctgcctctgattgagaaccatat includes:
- the LOC120025517 gene encoding transmembrane protein 132C-like; translation: MHWDPDFQPTTLTLLLLLSAHEATVRKGMSFSTARPSDSAVWDIALEPGRRGVNTISVVCQRKTTNPRKRGLLEVLQLDFESKELTEQPLESQMITWRLETGHIKDVGIMRIYTTQRDYVGLTTLVMDSDVLNTAVLTGKKVSAPVRTLAVEADGTVTDVTNYTNCRSTDENVLKVSDRCDYVFVNGKETRGRMRMVLNFTYSYLSAQLEMSVWMPHLPLLIDIANPELSQIKGWRVPVAAGNKRTSWDSEEEEDMRKSRGCMLQYQHTVVRVLTPFVAESSDPSPDPMVGGLGGSLETFLGPDWQVDVTSLVRYSLRVGDQSIARLHAGTVLQGRSAGTTTLQVMSPLSDSILAERMVRVLEDKVSVTELGVQLVSGLSLSLQLSPGRNMAIIATATIQEVMQRPKQEAMVSCWIQFSDGSVTPLDLFDRSVYSLTVTSGDKSVGTVRRTPQSAFVVAEGEGQGALVKAELRICEECQKSKRKSKLVVGNGLLRVTFQKGSRTDGGVTGGGATGYGSEGSESEVEPEPVVTSPQELTPVVTSLRALTEGDGDRRSFRSTVPDCQDSTVTDVTTSTARDQEVAGGGISTIREGISSTTTNTDSSTTTKGKPGTDKPQVSGRPGRDRSLGRGQGRDWGNLVENPNQKKKMPKAEAPPQKEQPKPPQVVESDLVKTFKAMSDLEIGIFALVGVSVLAILAFLLNCASYNLCFRVDKITVQGNPDPNGPKEHRHDWVWLGTSTGPAPDNPPQVSTIKRENHGSIESHCILQRQCSTDSHRALESNLSMSAIPERTATLGRRSSSQQVPTLDPMAQGSATLLAKPTRSDPLHSPTSKRNQVQFTTFTTLDIKHLAALKRNGVDFNWASQAGGAGEPKGPLPDMLWPVVTPMGQPQ